From Homalodisca vitripennis isolate AUS2020 unplaced genomic scaffold, UT_GWSS_2.1 ScUCBcl_5793;HRSCAF=12692, whole genome shotgun sequence, the proteins below share one genomic window:
- the LOC124373515 gene encoding uncharacterized protein LOC124373515 — protein MNTFPFVVVRTARSIQVKGTSRKMWNLIFSTISSTLFLTNYVMASSRGKCDHGNYYPHETSCYKFYQCDHGYKVLKDCGPGTAFNPDINVCDWPYKVDNCKKMRISTAITESVVPNTDSGSEEKGKEENTTPTDTVASTVNEHSSTPPETVASTVNEYSSTPPDTVASTVNEYSSTPPDTGINSE, from the exons atgaACACATTTCCTTTTGTGGTTGTAAGGACAGCAAGAAGTATTCAAGTGAAAG GTACAAGCCGTAAAATGTGGAATTTAATCTTCTCAACCATTTCTTCAACTCTTTTTCTCACTAATTATGTAATGGCATCATCCAGAG gtaaATGTGATCATGGTAACTACTACCCGCACGAGACGAGCTGCTACAAGTTCTACCAATGTGACCATGGATATAAAGTTCTTAAGGATTGTGGTCCTGGAACCGCATTTAATCCAGACATAAACGTTTGCGATTGGCCGTACAAGGTTGATAATTGCAA GAAGATGAGGATCAGTACGGCTATCACGGAAAGTGTAGTACCAAACACAGATTCGGGAAGTGAGGAGAAAGGAAAAGAAGAAAACACAACCCCAACAGACACTGTGGCATCAACAGTGAATGAACACAGCTCTACACCACCAGAGACTGTGGCATCAACAGTGAATGAATACAGCTCTACACCACCAGACACTGTGGCATCAACAGTTAATGAATACAGCTCTACACCACCAGACACTGGCATCAACAGTGAATGA